A section of the Canis lupus baileyi chromosome 5, mCanLup2.hap1, whole genome shotgun sequence genome encodes:
- the LOC140633253 gene encoding lysozyme-like protein 1 isoform X1: protein MKAAGILALIGCLIMVTEPKIYTRCKLAKIFLRAGLDNYQGFSLGNWICMAYYESRYNTTAETQLEDGSIDYGIFQINSFTWCRRAKLQEKNHCHVACSALITDDLTDAILCAKKIAKETEGMNYCWFTVQEDGKEKPVSVTDTASSSV from the exons ATGAAGGCTGCCGGCATCTTGGCCCTGATTGGCTGTCTGATCATGGTCACTGAGCCCAAAATCTACACTCGCTGTAAActggcaaaaatatttttgagggctGGCCTGGACAATTACCAGGGTTTTAGCCTTGGAAACT GGATCTGCATGGCATACTATGAGAGCCGCTACAATACAACAGCTGAGACCCAGCTGGAGGATGGAAGCATTGACTATggcatttttcagataaatagTTTCACGTGGTGCAGACGTGCTAAGCTACAAGAGAAGAACCACTGTCACGTTGCCTGCTCAG CCTTGATCACAGATGATCTCACAGATGCAATTCTATGTGCCAAGAAAATTGCTAAAGAGACAGAAGGGATGAACTACTG TTGGTTCACGGTGCAGGAGGACGGAAAAGAGAAACCAGTCTCAGTCACAGACACAGCAAGCTCGTCTGTTTAA
- the LOC140633253 gene encoding lysozyme-like protein 1 isoform X2 yields the protein MKAAGILALIGCLIMVTEPKIYTRCKLAKIFLRAGLDNYQGFSLGNWICMAYYESRYNTTAETQLEDGSIDYGIFQINSFTWCRRAKLQEKNHCHVACSALITDDLTDAILCAKKIAKETEGMNYWQGWKKHCEGKDLSEWKKGCEVS from the exons ATGAAGGCTGCCGGCATCTTGGCCCTGATTGGCTGTCTGATCATGGTCACTGAGCCCAAAATCTACACTCGCTGTAAActggcaaaaatatttttgagggctGGCCTGGACAATTACCAGGGTTTTAGCCTTGGAAACT GGATCTGCATGGCATACTATGAGAGCCGCTACAATACAACAGCTGAGACCCAGCTGGAGGATGGAAGCATTGACTATggcatttttcagataaatagTTTCACGTGGTGCAGACGTGCTAAGCTACAAGAGAAGAACCACTGTCACGTTGCCTGCTCAG CCTTGATCACAGATGATCTCACAGATGCAATTCTATGTGCCAAGAAAATTGCTAAAGAGACAGAAGGGATGAACTACTG GCAAGGCTGGAAGAAACACTGTGAGGGCAAGGACCTGTCTGAGTGGAAAAAGGGATGTGAGGTTTCATGA